Genomic segment of Bdellovibrio bacteriovorus:
ATATTTCTTCCACGGGAGTTATCATTGCGACTTACGAACCTGACGGCAAAGTTCCCATAGGAGATTTTGGTCTTTCAAAACCAAGCCCCGCAGAACTTCAGCGCAGAGAAAAAATTAAAAAGGGTCAGTGGTAAGAATCCGTCTTTATTCTTGATCCTAACTTTCAACAGTGGTCTGCTTGGTGAGTAGAGTTTTTACTACCGAGGGGACGAATGAGTACAGATGTTCAGGCCGCAGACAATCGACTGTTGAATAGAATTCTTTTAAAAGTTGAAAAAGCCGGAAACGCCTTGCCACAACCGGCGCTGATGTTTTTACTTTTGGCGTTCATCGTCGTCATTGTTTCAGCTATTTTGGCTGCGATGGGAATTGAAGCGACAAATCCCGTCACTAAAGCCGTCATCAAACCAGTGAATCTTCTCTCTGTGAGCGGACTGCATATCATTCTTACGGACATGGTAAAAAACTTCACAAGCTTTGCGCCATTGGGAACTGTGTTAGTGGCCATGCTGGGTTTTAGTTTGGCAGAGAAAAGTGGACTTTTAAGTGCGATTCTTCGCTTGGTCGTGACTAAATCTCCGCGAGCTCTTTTAATTCCCGCTATTTTACTTGCAGGTATTCTTTCGCATACGGCAGGTGATATCGGGTATGTTCTTTTAATTCCCCTTGCTGCGATGGTATTTCACAGTGTGGGTATGCATCCTTTGGCGGGACTCGCTATTTGTTTTGCCGGAGTCTCTGGTGGATTTGCGGCAAATTTTATCATTAGCTCTATTGATCCTTTGTTAGCCGGTCTTTCTCAAGAAGCTGCGCGCGTGATGGATCCGAACTATGTTGTGACTCCGGTTGTAAACTGGTACTTCATGTCGGCTTCTTCGCTTTTGATTATTGTCGTGGGTACCATCATTGGAAAGAAAATCACCATTCCGTATCTAGGAAAATATCAAGGAGATGCTCCGCATGCGGGACCAACAGAACTTAATGCCTATGAGCGCCGCGGTCTTTTATGGTCCGGAGTTGTTTTTGCGATTTTATTAGTTATGCTTCTTCTGGGAACAGTTCCCTCAAATGGTTTTTTAAGAAACCCAGAAAATGGTTCGGTGCTTGATTCTCCCTTCTTAAAAGGCACAATCGCGATCATTTTCATTTTCGGTATCTTAACGGGCCTTGCTTACGGCTTTGGCGCAAAAACATTTAAAAGCCAAACCGATATCACCAATGCCCTTCAAGATTCGATGGCAACTATGGCGCCTTATCTTGTCATGGTGTTCTTCGCCTCCCAGTTTATCGCCTTGTTTGCGGCTTCCAATGTCGGTCTTATTTTAGCGGTGAATGGTTCCGATTTGCTTAAATCAATGGGACTTTCGGCGATTCCGTTGATGATTGGTTTTATTATTCTGATCTGTGTTTTAGATATTTTTATCGGGAGTGCTTCCGCAAAGTGGGCTTTAACTGCCCCCGTTTTTGTTCCCATGTTCATGCTTTTGGGTCTTTCACCAGAGCTGACACAAGCATCTTACCGTGTGGCGGATTCCGTGGTGAATATTATTTCTCCGCTGATGCCTTACTTCCCTTTGATTCTAGCATTTGCGAATAAGTATGATCCTAAAGCTCGCGTCGGTACTTTGATCGCGCTGATGATTCCTTACTCAATTGCATTCTTAATCACTTGGTCCATTATGCTCTTTGTTTGGATCGGCTTTGATTTGCCGCTAGGACCAGGAGCCCACTTAAAATATATTATTCCTGGACAATAGGAATAAAACGAAAGGTCCCATCGCTTCTGCCATGGGACCTTTTTTTTATTTACGCTCGAGGCAGATCGTAACGGTCCAGATTCATCACCTTGTGCCACGCCGACACGAAATCACGAACGAATTTTTCTTTAGCATCGTCCGCTGCATAAACTTCAGACAGGGCCCGGAGCTGAGAATGCGCACCGAATACTAAGTCTACCGCCGTCGCGGTCCACTTGGTTTTTCCTGACTTGTCTTTTCCTTCATAGATGCCGGCTTTTGAAGGCTCACTCCACTCGATATTCATATCAAGAAGATTTGTGAAAAAATCATTGCTTAAGGTACCTGGGCGGTCGGTCAGAACACCGTGGCGGCTGCCCTTGTGATTGATGTCTAAAGCTCGAAGGCCTCCTAAAAGGACTGTCATCTCCGGAGCTGTGAGGTTTAATAGATTCGCTCGATCCAACAACAAGGTCTCTGGTGAAAGCTTAGAACCATCGCGAACGTAATTTCTAAATCCGTCTGCTTTGGGTTCTAACACTGCGAATGAATGCTCATCCGTTTGGTCTTGAGAGGCATCCATACGCCCCGGCAAAAACGGCACGGTCGTGTTATGACCCGCTTTCCGTGCGGCATCTTCAATGGCGGCGCATCCACCTAAGACTATAAGATCTGCCATAGAGATCTTTTTTCCGCTCGATTGGGAACTATTAAAACTAGTCTGGATCTTTTCTAGCGTCTGCAGAGCTTTGCTTAATTCAGCTGGCTCATTCACTTCCCAAGTTTTCTGAGGCGATAAACGAAC
This window contains:
- a CDS encoding AbgT family transporter, with translation MSTDVQAADNRLLNRILLKVEKAGNALPQPALMFLLLAFIVVIVSAILAAMGIEATNPVTKAVIKPVNLLSVSGLHIILTDMVKNFTSFAPLGTVLVAMLGFSLAEKSGLLSAILRLVVTKSPRALLIPAILLAGILSHTAGDIGYVLLIPLAAMVFHSVGMHPLAGLAICFAGVSGGFAANFIISSIDPLLAGLSQEAARVMDPNYVVTPVVNWYFMSASSLLIIVVGTIIGKKITIPYLGKYQGDAPHAGPTELNAYERRGLLWSGVVFAILLVMLLLGTVPSNGFLRNPENGSVLDSPFLKGTIAIIFIFGILTGLAYGFGAKTFKSQTDITNALQDSMATMAPYLVMVFFASQFIALFAASNVGLILAVNGSDLLKSMGLSAIPLMIGFIILICVLDIFIGSASAKWALTAPVFVPMFMLLGLSPELTQASYRVADSVVNIISPLMPYFPLILAFANKYDPKARVGTLIALMIPYSIAFLITWSIMLFVWIGFDLPLGPGAHLKYIIPGQ